Below is a genomic region from Numenius arquata chromosome 8, bNumArq3.hap1.1, whole genome shotgun sequence.
CTCGGTGCAGGAACAGGGGTAACGTTGGCCCAGAAAACTGAGCAGCTCAGGTTTGGTGGAGGAGGGAAGGTACAAAGAGCAGGTCTCCAGACATCGAGCCCAAGGTATTCCCTGCCTGGGCAGGACACCCGGTTCCCCTTGCGTCATTCTTCGGCCGCCGGGAAAGGTGGATCGTGGGCATGGACCAAGGCCAGGAGACTGGGGCACGGGCAGAGAATTTCCTAGAGCCTGATGCAAGCCCTCGCGGGAAAATGCGAGATAACTGAGTAGCAAAAGGCACCTGCAGAGTTAGGGGTGAGAGCAGTGCAGCAGTGGACGGAGAAGCAACATGGCAGGGCTTCGGGTACGCTCCGTCCTGGTGACGGGGGCCAACCGGGGCATTGGCCTGGGGCTGATCCAGCATTTCCTGGAGATGCCAAAGCCACCCACGTGGGTCTTTGCGGGTTGCCGGGACCCCAAGGGACAGCGAGCGCAGGTGAGGCCGGGCTGGGAGGCAGCGGGTTGTGCTGGGGATGGGAGCGCTGGGTGCCGGGGCAGCGGGtcggagcagggagggggtctgccaagggctggggctgcagccgggCACGCGCGGCacagggagccaggctgggacagccctgggaccAGCTGTGGCTGGCGTGTGCGGAGGGGACAGTGGCCCATGGCctgtgggggaggcagggagcccCGTGCCAGGGGAGCGGGGCAGTTGGAGCAGGGTGCTGGGTGTGAGGGCGGGCAGGGACGGAGCCAGAGCCAGACGGGCTTTGCCCGGGAAAGGCTGAGCCTCTGCAGGGGcaacccctcctgcccctccgTGCCCAGGCGGCCCCTCTCTTGCAGGAGTTACAGAATTTGGCTTCCAAGCACCCCAACCTGGTCATCGTCCTGCTCGGTAGGTGCCCCGAGGTGGGGTCCCTCGCCCCGGTTGCCCTGGCGTGTGCCCGGGCGCTGCACACACCCTGGGAGCCCCGTGCCGGGAGGGAGCCGTGCCCACGGGCTGGTGCCTGCGGGGACACCGGGTGCTGCCAtccctggggggacacaggggaccccAATCCACCATGGGGATGCTCATTTCCCCTGTGTTGGCCCTGCAGAAGTCAGCGACCCCGCCAGCATCAAGGCAGCTGCAGCCAGAGTCGGGGAGCAGCTGGGGGGCTCGGGGCTAAACCTCCTCATCAACAACGCTGGGATGCTGATATGCAACACACTTGACATCGAGACGCTGGAGAACATGACCCAGGTTTACACCACCAACACGGCTGGGCCCCTGCTGATGGGCCAGGTGAGACCCTCACCCATcagtgctgtccccagggagaTGATGGGGTCCAGCCTCTGCTCCAGTGCCGATGGGCTCTTGCCTGACACAAAGCTCATGGAGCCTCTGTCTGGAGCTCAGGAGCTGGAGCCTGGTGGGCTGTGGCAGTGGGAAGAGGCGGGAGGATGCTCCGGTCCTGGTGCCAATGTTGCCCGCTGTGACAGGAGCTggtcctctcccctgtcccacctccATGTGTGCccctgtctcctcttcctcctcacaggCGTTCCTGCCCTTGCTGAagaaggctgcccagggaaacccGGGCTCAGCGCTGAGCTGCAGCAAGGCAGCCATCATCAACATGTCCAGCATCGGGGGCTCCCTTGCTTCTCCCACTGGTTGGGATCTGATGCAGGTTGTCTCGTACCGCTGCAGCAAGGTACAGCCATGCCGTGCTGGGGACAGGTTTGcttcccctgccctgtcccagccgCGGGGTCTGGCCGCGTCCCCTCGcagccacccttcccctcccaccgccATCCCACCCTCTCTCCCCGCAGGCCGCTCTCAACATGCTGACCAAGTGCCAGTCCCTGGGCTACCGGGAGCACGGCATCCTCTGCACCGCTCTCCACCCTGGCTGGGTGCAAACAGACATGGGGAGCTCAGCTGGACACACGGTAGGAGTTTCCCCCCGGCGGGTCCCTCACAGCCCCTCTGCTGATTGCCCCCGGGAGGGAgtcgctgcccgcagcccccgaccaccccctccctgcctcctccatccctgcccggGCGGCTgcctcagccccggctgcccctATCCCCTCGGCTCCCTGCTCGGCCCGGGGCTGCCGCCTTTCCCCTCGCCCTCCGGCGGCTCCTCACCCCGGCCCGGCTGCTCCAGGGCAGCCCTGAGCCCGGCCTGGGCCAGGGGCtgcctctcccccctctcccgcaGCCCCCCGTGACGGTGGAGGCCAGCGTGCGAGGGATGCTGAAGGTGCTCTCCTCCCTCGGCGAGAAGGACACCGGCGCCTTCCTGGACTGGGAAGGGAAGGTGGTGCCCTGGTGAGGCGCCCGCCCGGCCTCCTGGCAGCGGGGCCCGGTGCCGGTGCTCCCGCCAGCCCCCAGCCTCAATAAAGCCCTACCCGAGAGCCCCCGGCTCTGCTCTGCGGCCCCGCTCCTTATCCCGGGCTGCGGCCGTGCCCGCAGCCACCCGCCCGCCCCACGGCTGCCGCGGGGGTCCCCACCAGTGACACCCCCCGGGTGCTGTGGCACCGTGGCCGCCCTCTGGGGGCGTCCCCTCCAGGAGGCACCGCAGATGGGGCACAGCCCCTCTCctggcagtggggctgccccagggactTGGGGCGTCGCGGCGGTGGGACCCCCGGAGCCATGCAGACACCACTCGGACAGGGTgccccagggtctgggggtcacAGGGACAGGGTGCCCCAGGGGCCGGGGGTCGCAGGGACAGGGTGCCCCAGGGGCCGGGGGTCGCAGGGACAGGGTGCCTGAGGGTCTGGGGTTCACAGGTACAGGGTGCCCGAGGGGCCGGGGGTCGCAGGGACAGGGTGCCCGAGGGGCCGGGGGTCGCAGGGACAGGGTGTCCCAGGAGCTGGGGGTCGCAGGGACAGGGTGCCCGAGGGGCCGGGGGTCGCAGGGACAGGGTGCCCCAGGGGCCGGGGGTCGCAGGGACAGGGTGCCCTCTCCCCTCAGCTGGGGGTCACTGGGTCGCAGGAGGACAGACGGACACACGGTGCTCGGGCAGCACCTGGGCAGTGGGTGCCAGGCTCGGCCAGGGCCTGCCTGTCATGGCAGGCTGTCCCGTCCCCTCCCACTCTCTCCTCAGCCCACCTCGCCCAGGACGGGGCTGCCGGGGAGTGACCCCCGAGGCCTGGAGGAACCCCAGCTCTGGATTTGGCCCCGGCCCCCTGGGCAGGTCGGGGAGCTCTGGTGGGAAAGCAGTGGCCTCTGGAGAGGGGCCGGCACTGGCCCAACATGGCTGGCACCaccatggggagggaggggaagggctccTGGCCCAGCCCTGGGTGGAGCGGCCACCAGCCattggggctgggggtgtgtggggatgTGACGCCCGTCTGGGTGACTGCACTCcccatggggacagcctggggcTCAGGAGGCCTGTCCCCATGCTGACACATCCCCCGGCTGCTGTGATGTTCTCCTCCATGCTTTCCTGGGCccggtgctggcagggctgggcttgCTCCACTCCATGGGTCTTTCATGGGACAATCAGTGAATGGGCATTGGCTTGGAGGAGGCAAGAGCAAGGCAGAGAAGGTCTTCTCGTGGCCATCTGAGGCATGACCAGGTTCATGGGACCCAGGGGAGGTGGATGAGCCCAACCTGTTTCCAGTGCTATATGGGGACGACGTGGAAAGACCATCTTGTGAAGCTGTCAAGCCCACCAGAGCTTGACATCCCACATCCCTCCCACACGCTTCTCCCGCCCTCCTCATCCACCACAGCTTCTCCTGGACAGGCTGCCTGGTAGCTCCTGGGTTACGGGGCCAGGTTTCACAAGGTCAGCTGAGGTGGCCTGAAAACCCAAGTGATTTTTGCCCTTTGGTAACAAGGGCTGGCTCCCAGCCAGGAACTCTGTCCTAGAGTTCGAAGAGCTGGAGAAGTTGTTCCTGGAGCCAAGGGTTTGTTCGAGCCCCGAGTGGGTGGGGTGGCCGCGGAACATGCTATAAAGAAGCATTAGGAGCTGAGCAAACACCAGCCAGAGCAGCGGGAGGAGAAGCGACATGGCAGGGCTTCACATCTGCTCCGTCCTGGTGATCACCTAAAGCCTCAATAAAGCCCTGCCGAAgagcccctggctctgctgtgtgGTCCCACGGCTGCCGCGGGGGTCGCCACAAGTGACACCCCTGTGGCCGCCGTCTGGGGGTGTCCCCTCCAGGAGGCACCGCAGATGAGGCACAGCCCCTCTCctggcagtggggctgccccagggactCGGGACGTCCTGGCAGTGGGACCCCCGGGGCCATGCAGACACCACTCGGACAGGATGcccgaggggctgggggtcacagGGACTGGctgccctctcccctcagctGGGGGACACTGGATCGCagggggacagacggacagacggtGCTCGGGCAGCAGGTGCCAGGCTCGGTCGGGGAATGAGGTTGCGGGTGTGGAGATGGAGCACAGAGGCATCAGCTCCCGGCGTTTACAGATCTGGGGAGtacggggggggctgcagggccctGCGTGGGGTAGGGAACGGGAGAGAAGCTGCTCCCCgtgcccttcccttctccctggcAGCCCAGGGTGGGTGGAGGGCGAGCAGAGGGAAGTGCCAGAGAGTGGGAGGCAAGAAGCACCATCatctgtccgtccgtctgtctgtcacCAGGGCAGGCTGTTCCCTTCCCAGTCAAGGAAGGTGCCGGAGGTGTCCTGGGAGAGGCTGGCCAGCACGGTCAGGATGCCCCGCACGCTGTGCTCCACCATCAGGGGTGCCTGCAGAAGAGGACATGGTGCAGCGTTGTTGCCATGGGCTGCCACCGGCACGGAAAGCATGGGCTGGAGCCAACCAGAGGGTGCAGCACCCGTCATGATCATGGGGGATTTTTCCTGACtgccacccccttgctctccaTGCTGGGCATGCTCTTGGTATGAGTCAGCTCGCTGCCGGTTCCCTGCCTGCTCCACCCCAGGAGATGGTCCTGGCAGCGAGAGCATCACACATCCCCAGCCCCAAGTGCCCCTGCTCTCCCCCAAGAGCTGGAGGGTACAGCCGGGATCCTGCTGACCCTTCCCTGCACAGCCCAGTACCTCCTCCGTCCCCATGTCGGTCTTCACCCAGCCAGGATGGATGGCCGCGCACAAGATCCCCTTCTCTTGCAGCTCCGCAGCCAGGCACCTTGTCACCATGTTCTGGGCAGCCTGGAAGAGGCACCACCATGCCAGCACCACCATGCCAGCACCACCCAGGGCACaggtgggcaggagaggggatGTTTCCCAGCCAGAAAATGGTTATGGAGGTGGGAAATGGCTGGGGTGAAGCATCGGCACCACCCGCCTGAAGGGCTCAGTCCCGGGTGCTGCTGTCTCCATCTCGGTGCTTGCGCTTGGGAGGACCAAGCAGGGGGTGAGTGGCCTGGGGCAGGTGGGTGCCCCTGTGGGCTTCTCCCCACGGGCACGTTACACAgcagagcatccccagcaccTCCCCTGGCACCTCACCTTGCTGGCACGGTACGGGTACATGGGggcctgcagcaccccgaggcaCAGCCCGATGGAGCCCAGTTTGGTGGAGACGTTGATGACGGCGgccctgctgcagctcagcccctCCTTCCCCGCGCCCTTCGCTGCCTTCTCCAGCAGCGGCAGAAATTCCTGGCACAAAGACACCCACGCTCAGTTAATCCGTGACAAACCCGGAGCCTGAGGAGCGCCCTGGAGGTCTCTGTCCCAGAGCGTGGATGAGCAGCTGGACAGACACCCCTGGCagaagggcaggggaaggggaggatgccCCAAGGACTGTCCAGGCTCCAGATTTTCCCTTCctcagggaaggagggagccaaCACGGCCAGCCTTGGGCGGGCAGGAGCTCCAGGATGGGAGatgctggggcagagctgagctgcctctcggcctccctgctcctctgggtGGGCAGAGGAGACCCACGGTCTTGCTCTTGCTCCCATCAGTCTGTCTCATTCCAGAGAGCCAGAACCCACCCAGCTGAGGTGACACCATGGGGAACATCTCCCCAGGCAGGAGAAACCTAAAAGCTCCACACATACCTTGGTAACCTGGAGTGTCCCCACCACATTGGTGGCAAACACGGAGAGCATCTCCTGCGAGTCCAGGGAGTGCAGCGTGGCGTGGGAGCTGACACCCGCGTTGTTGATGAGCAGGTTCAACCCCTGGTCCTTCAGATGAGATTCCACAGCCTGCACAGCCCCTTGGATGCTGGGCACGTTCACCGTGTCTGCCGGGGCAAAAAGCAAAGGGGAGGAGGGCTCCAGCAGGTCACACAGCCTCCGCTGGAAATGTGCTGTGGCTGGAATGGTTCTCTTTAGGCATTATCCAGAAAGAAAGGACCAGGTTTAGCAGGTGAAGGTGTTAAGAACAGTGAAATGAGCAGCAGCTTGTCCTCACCTCATGGTTCCCCAGCCTGAATTAAATCTTGATTCAGCTCCTTTttggtcctatggaagctactgcTAAGGAGAACTTGGCGGTGTTTGCTTTCCATATTCAAGAATTTATGATTGCACAAGGGATGCTTGGTGCTCACGCTCTGAGGGTCCCGGTTCTATTTCTACCAGGAGCCAACACAGTCGGATAAGCACATTTTAAGGAGACACCATCTTTGGGGAAACAACCTGACTACACCCTTTGAGTCCTTCGGTATTGCACCACAGCCATGGAGGCTGtgaaattggggggggggacggacactttcattttattcttaattACATGAAGATCTTGGTTGATATCTGTTCTGACTGATCATTTAGAGCtatctttgccttttttaacaATTTGTGCTTAAATTGATCTTCCACAGCACGACTTCCCATGGCTTTGCACCCGTTTGTATGCaaaaatccttccttttttcttttatttagatttttttttttttttttttttgcttcacatTGTTACCGAGGAGGATTTGGAACTGACGGATGAGCCGAGGCGAGTACAAGTAATAAAAGATTTGGGATATAACCCGCACTATTTGTTTGTGGGCTCAAGAAACCAGAAACAACCGACCTCCCTGCAATTGTGCTGACAGAGGTAAGCACTTCCAGAGCCTTTTTCTCCACTTAATTACTGGTATCGCTTTGAAAATCTGCCATGCTTTAATTGCcggctttttttttggctgaagcaGCAGGCGTGGTATTTTTTGAAATTTACGGTCAGCGTTTTGGGTTTGCTCATTGGGATGCGCGTCCCTGACCGGGTGCTCGCCCCACTGAAGCGGCCACTGTTGATTTAAAAGGGGTCACCTCACCACCTTCGGGATCTGGAACGTTAGGCCGACGTTAAACTTTATTATATTGCCTTTTACTATCCCAAGAGCACCCCCAAGCCCTTAAGAACCATGAATATTCAAGTGAACGGGCATGTTGGGGTGTGCCTTTACCCCCCGCGCACATTTTTGCCCACATTTTTTGGCCGGTGCTAATCTGATAAGCCTGCTGGGAGGGGTTGCGGGGGGGGATTGAAgaactagatttcttttttgcaaCACTTTGGCCCCCGAGCTGTGTTTCCGTTCTCATGCTTAGACAAGACCTACATAGCAAAAGTTTGCCAGGCTGAATATTCCCTTATTGGAGTATTTTGTACACTGATGAGCGGCAGAACAATCCAGTTTTCTGGCATTTTTAACTAGCCCGGTGGCTTTATGGTGGGAAGCAAGAATGCGAGTGGCCCAGGACTTGTACCACCTTGCCTTGTGCA
It encodes:
- the LOC141467392 gene encoding C-signal-like isoform X2; translated protein: MAGLRVRSVLVTGANRGIGLGLIQHFLEMPKPPTWVFAGCRDPKGQRAQELQNLASKHPNLVIVLLEVSDPASIKAAAARVGEQLGGSGLNLLINNAGMLICNTLDIETLENMTQVYTTNTAGPLLMGQAFLPLLKKAAQGNPGSALSCSKAAIINMSSIGGSLASPTGWDLMQVVSYRCSKAALNMLTKCQSLGYREHGILCTALHPGWVQTDMGSSAGHTPPVTVEASVRGMLKVLSSLGEKDTGAFLDWEGKVVPW
- the LOC141467392 gene encoding uncharacterized protein isoform X1, which codes for MAGLRVRSVLVTGANRGIGLGLIQHFLEMPKPPTWVFAGCRDPKGQRAQELQNLASKHPNLVIVLLEVSDPASIKAAAARVGEQLGGSGLNLLINNAGMLICNTLDIETLENMTQVYTTNTAGPLLMGQAFLPLLKKAAQGNPGSALSCSKAAIINMSSIGGSLASPTGWDLMQVVSYRCSKAALNMLTKCQSLGYREHGILCTALHPGWVQTDMGSSAGHTVGVSPRRVPHSPSADCPREGVAARSPRPPPPCLLHPCPGGCLSPGCPYPLGSLLGPGLPPFPSPSGGSSPRPGCSRAALSPAWARGCLSPLSRSPP
- the LOC141467392 gene encoding C-signal-like isoform X4 codes for the protein MLICNTLDIETLENMTQVYTTNTAGPLLMGQAFLPLLKKAAQGNPGSALSCSKAAIINMSSIGGSLASPTGWDLMQVVSYRCSKAALNMLTKCQSLGYREHGILCTALHPGWVQTDMGSSAGHTPPVTVEASVRGMLKVLSSLGEKDTGAFLDWEGKVVPW
- the LOC141467392 gene encoding uncharacterized protein isoform X3, giving the protein MLICNTLDIETLENMTQVYTTNTAGPLLMGQAFLPLLKKAAQGNPGSALSCSKAAIINMSSIGGSLASPTGWDLMQVVSYRCSKAALNMLTKCQSLGYREHGILCTALHPGWVQTDMGSSAGHTVGVSPRRVPHSPSADCPREGVAARSPRPPPPCLLHPCPGGCLSPGCPYPLGSLLGPGLPPFPSPSGGSSPRPGCSRAALSPAWARGCLSPLSRSPP
- the LOC141467548 gene encoding C-signal-like gives rise to the protein MAVLARSVLVTGSNRGIGLELVRQLAASPQPPHHIFATCRHPEGPRGKALRDLAAQHPSIKLVQLDTVNVPSIQGAVQAVESHLKDQGLNLLINNAGVSSHATLHSLDSQEMLSVFATNVVGTLQVTKEFLPLLEKAAKGAGKEGLSCSRAAVINVSTKLGSIGLCLGVLQAPMYPYRASKAAQNMVTRCLAAELQEKGILCAAIHPGWVKTDMGTEEAPLMVEHSVRGILTVLASLSQDTSGTFLDWEGNSLPW